A window from Megalobrama amblycephala isolate DHTTF-2021 linkage group LG21, ASM1881202v1, whole genome shotgun sequence encodes these proteins:
- the LOC125256688 gene encoding UDP-glucuronosyltransferase 1A1-like — MHLAEISCLVISIVCCAALEQSPSGKSGWTGKLLVVPMDGSHWTGVKAVAEEMGRKGHTVIVVIPEISMRLGPGKHYITKTFPVPSELELFNKVLTKHAHKLTDQSLLESVTSEFNNMKMLFNMMASTSESLFKNQELIEFLRAQNFDAVLTDPALPMGAILAYNLSVPAVYMLRGMLCGLDAAATACPDPLSYVPRFFTQNSDRMSFGQRVWNVLVSVLEPLGCKIIYLSHEDVMSNFLQRDVSLTEILSTGAVWLMRYDFSLEFPKPLMPNMQLIGGINCEIKNPLTKVSITFT; from the coding sequence ATGCACTTAGCAGAAATTTCATGTCTAGTGATCAGTATAGTCTGTTGTGCAGCGCTGGAACAGAGTCCGTCTGGGAAAAGCGGTTGGACTGGGAAGCTGTTAGTGGTACCGATGGATGGAAGTCACTGGACGGGAGTGAAGGCCGTGGCAGAGGAGATGGGACGCAAAGGTCACACAGTGATTGTGGTGATTCCAGAGATCAGCATGCGTTTGGGTCCAGGCAAACACTACATCACAAAGACGTTTCCGGTCCCATCTGAGCTGGAGTTGTTTAACAAGGTATTGACCAAGCATGCTCATAAATTGACAGATCAATCCCTACTGGAGAGTGTGACTTCAGAGTTTAACAATATGAAGATGTTGTTTAACATGATGGCCTCTACAAGTGAAAGTCTGTTCAAGAACCAGGAGCTTATAGAGTTTCTGAGAGCGCAAAACTTTGATGCTGTTTTAACTGATCCTGCCCTACCAATGGGGGCCATATTGGCATATAATCTTTCTGTACCTGCGGTGTACATGTTAAGGGGAATGCTGTGTGGCCTCGATGCTGCGGCCACAGCCTGTCCGGACCCTCTTTCATATGTCCCACGTTTCTTTACACAAAACTCAGACCGCATGTCTTTTGGTCAGCGTGTGTGGAACGTTCTTGTGAGCGTGCTGGAACCACTGGGGTGTAAAATTATTTACTTGTCCCATGAGGATGTGATGTCCAACTTCCTGCAGAGAGATGTGAGTCTGACTGAGATCCTGAGCACTGGAGCTGTCTGGTTGATGCGGTATGATTTCAGCCTGGAGTTCCCCAAACCCCTGATGCCCAACATGCAGCTCATAGGAGGAATTAACTGTGAAATAAAGAACCCACTGACAAAGGTGAGCATCACTTTCACTTAA